Part of the Natrinema caseinilyticum genome is shown below.
CGTATCCCGCCCGGGTCGGGCGAGCAAATCGACGCCGATCAGTCCCTCTGAGTGGACTCGAGAAACGACTCGAGATCCGTCTGGATGAACTCGGCGACGCGCTCACAGTAGTTCCAGAGCAGGTCGTTGAGTTCCTCTCGCGTCGCCTCGTCGAGACTCTCCTCCCCCCGAAACCCTTCGTAGGGAATCTCCGGGTGATACGTACACACGACGCGCAGCTCCGATGTGTCGATCGGTTGCCCGGTGACGATTCCGTATTCGTCGGCGTCCCACAACCCGACGCCGTCCTGACGGGTGAGATCCGAATCGATCCTGTCGAGCACCAGGAGTTCGTCGTCCGTCAGTGCAGCGTCCGGTCCTTCGAACAGTTCGGTGAAGGCCCGGTCTCTGGCGTCGAACTTCCACTCCTCGAGATGCGCTCGTGCGCGCTGTAATCGCTGTCTCTCGCTATCTGTGACGCTCATAGGAGTCACCAATCCGTCCAGCCCGATTAATCTGTACCCCGCCGCGCTGTCCCCCGCCGCGAGACGAGCCGGGCCGGCAGTTCGTGACGCGTTCAGTTTGGCCCCCCAATGTAATTGAAATGATAGTTCGTGGCTGGTCCGAAATGGGTATTTGTCCCGTCGAACCGTCCGTCCCGGAGAGGTGCGCTCCATTGTCATCGAAACGCCTCACGGAACGAATAACCGGCCGGTTCTCGTCGATCCTCCCGGTACTCGAGTGGCTGCCGCGGTACGACAGTTCGTGGCTCCGTCCGGACGTGGTCGCGGGGATCACCGTTGCGGCGTCAGTCATTCCCGAAGGGCTGGCGTACGCGTCGCTCGCGAACTTGCCACCGGAGACGGGGTTGTACGCCGGGTTGATGGCAGTCGCCGCCTACTTCTTTCTCGGCACCTCCCGGCAACTCATCGTGGGACCGACCTCGGCGCTTGCGATCCTGGTCGCGAGTGGCGTCGGGTACGCCGCCACCGGGAACACCGCCTCGTACGCCTCGCTCGTACTCGTGACGACGCTGCTCGTCGGCGTCATCGCGGTCGTCGCGTGGGCACTCCGGTTAGGGTTTCTGGTCCACTTCATCTCTGGATCGGTGCTCACGGGGTTTTCCGCCGGCGCGGCGTTGTACATCATGTCGACACAGTTGAACAAGTTGCTCGGTATCGAGAGCAGCGCGTCGGGTGGTTTCTTCGCGGAAACGTTCTTCGGACGGGTCTCGTACATCGCGACCCATCTCGGGATGACGAACGCGGAGACGCTGGCTGTCGGCGGTGCGGGAATCGCGTTGCTCGCCCTCGGTGAGCGGTACGTACCGCGGTTCCCGAACGCACTCGTCGTCGTCGTTCTCGCTATCCTGGCGATGTCGGTGACGAATCTGGAAGCCCGCGGCGTCGACATCGTCGGCTCTATCCCGAGCGGCCTGCCTTCGCTTTCGGTTCCGGCGGTTCCCGAGCCCTCGACCCTGAGTTCGCTCATTCCCATCGCCGCCGCGCTGTTCCTGCTGTCGTACGTCCAGGGAATCGGTGCGGCTCAGACGTTCGCCAGACGTCACGATTACGAGACCGACGCGAATCAGGAACTGCTGGCCGACGCCGGCGCCAACCTCGCCGCGGGCCTCGGCGGCGGGTTTCCCGTCGGCGGAAGTTTCTCGCGGTCTGCGCTCAACGACTCGGTCGGCGGGAAGACACAGCTCACCAACGCCGTCGTCGTCCTCGTTCTCGTCGTCGTTCTGTTGTTTCTCACCGAGGTGTTTACGAACCTTCCGGAAACGATACTCGCGGCCGTCGTCATCGTTGCCGTCTCCGGGCTCATCGATACGACCGCGATCCGGCGACTGTACCGGGTGAGCAAGAGCGAGTTCGCCATCGCGATGGCGTCCTTGCTCGGGGTCCTCACGGTCGGGATGCTCTGGGGTATCTACATCGGCGTCGTTCTCTCGTTACTGGTCGCGATATCCCGAGTCAGTCGTCCATCGACGCACGAACTCGGTCAGATACCCGGGACGAACGAATTCGTCGCGTTCGACGTGACCGAGGCGGCGACGACCGTCCCCGACGTCTTCGTCTACCGCGTCGAAGCCGAACTGTTCTACGCGAACGCGGAGACGGTTCGGACCGACCTCACGAATCGGCTCGCGAAACGCGACGCAGACGTCGAACTCGTCGTCTTCGACCTCACATCGTCGCCGACGGTCGACTTCGAGGCCGCACAGATGCTCGAGAAACTCCACCGGAAACTCGAGTCGCGCGGCATCGACCTCTGGTTTGCGGGGGCGGAACCCGACGTCGTGCGGCTGTTCGAAACGACGGGCCTCGCGGCGA
Proteins encoded:
- a CDS encoding DUF7539 family protein, giving the protein MSVTDSERQRLQRARAHLEEWKFDARDRAFTELFEGPDAALTDDELLVLDRIDSDLTRQDGVGLWDADEYGIVTGQPIDTSELRVVCTYHPEIPYEGFRGEESLDEATREELNDLLWNYCERVAEFIQTDLESFLESTQRD
- a CDS encoding SulP family inorganic anion transporter; translation: MSSKRLTERITGRFSSILPVLEWLPRYDSSWLRPDVVAGITVAASVIPEGLAYASLANLPPETGLYAGLMAVAAYFFLGTSRQLIVGPTSALAILVASGVGYAATGNTASYASLVLVTTLLVGVIAVVAWALRLGFLVHFISGSVLTGFSAGAALYIMSTQLNKLLGIESSASGGFFAETFFGRVSYIATHLGMTNAETLAVGGAGIALLALGERYVPRFPNALVVVVLAILAMSVTNLEARGVDIVGSIPSGLPSLSVPAVPEPSTLSSLIPIAAALFLLSYVQGIGAAQTFARRHDYETDANQELLADAGANLAAGLGGGFPVGGSFSRSALNDSVGGKTQLTNAVVVLVLVVVLLFLTEVFTNLPETILAAVVIVAVSGLIDTTAIRRLYRVSKSEFAIAMASLLGVLTVGMLWGIYIGVVLSLLVAISRVSRPSTHELGQIPGTNEFVAFDVTEAATTVPDVFVYRVEAELFYANAETVRTDLTNRLAKRDADVELVVFDLTSSPTVDFEAAQMLEKLHRKLESRGIDLWFAGAEPDVVRLFETTGLAAKAGDVTREESIDHVVDRWRAEQSS